In one Bombyx mori chromosome 22, ASM3026992v2 genomic region, the following are encoded:
- the LOC101742666 gene encoding peroxidase-like codes for MIIFVFLSLFAVTVNCIFYDSYTGNVISKDEVKQHDKANNTFWCVGEFEPCDPNEGRRVDGSCNNLQHPTRGASHTPFVRVLPAVYDKDFEPKTAKSGNAMPTPRYLRTNLWSVGKVSSQLFTQLAIHDFVFMSADVVSLHDTVKYIIWKPYCCTAKGKTDRDCVQNKIPDDDPVHRFSDIRCLNMTRPESFQSTGCVKNGTVPERITSSTPLLDLSMLYGSDLKSLLAKGRLFKGGLLKYEISNGRIWPPSTKSQINLCLLNDKPRETRCHATPEDGSNTLASVNIMAVWFWRHHNFIAEQLAKINPCWDDNTLFNTARDINIAVAIQIYFYELLPLFLGRDNLVRDGVLSSSFGYRDAYNPEILPQVSLEYPFVLRWLHSVQEGTLKMYDTKGYYLKQYPIVNLTLRTGFFDVDNNIDYITQGAFRQGSANIDHTADPDIVDIGLGPHQRASDLMTNDISKNRYFGFQPYVKYHEFCFGKTIKKWGDLEGVIDPERIEILRDLYEDVEDMDLLAGIWVERRIKGGFVPPTFYCLVVEQLVRNIVSDRHWYESSERPNAFSLQQLFEIRKASIARILCDVADKVTEIQPQAFLRPHSRNRISRCENIPSIDFAAWKDFKCNEQYTWQLVNE; via the exons atgattatttttgtttttttatctcTATTCGCCGTTACAGTTAATTGCATATTTTATGATTCTTACACGGGTAATGTTATTAGTAAAGATGAAGTGAAACAACACGACAAAGCGAATAACACTTT ttgGTGTGTCGGAGAGTTCGAACCTTGTGACCCGAACGAAGGCCGACGGGTTGATGGCTCCTGCAATAATCTCCAACACCCAACCAGAGGCGCCAGTCATACTCCATTCGTCAGAGTCCTACCAGCTGTTTACGATAAAG ATTTTGAACCGAAAACGGCGAAATCCGGAAATGCTATGCCCACTCCAAGGTATTTAAGAACCAATCTGTGGAGTGTGGGCAAGGTTTCCAGCCAATTGTTTACTCAACTAGCGATTCATGATTTCGTTTTCATGTCTGCTGATGTAGTGTCTCTTCATGATACAG taaaatatattatatggaaGCCATATTGCTGTACGGCCAAAGGAAAAACTGATAGAGATTGCGTACAGAATAAAATACCTGATGATGATCCGGTGCACCGCTTCTCAGACATCAGGTGTCTGAACATGACGCGACCGGAGTCTTTCCAATCCACTGGCTGTGTGAAAAATGGAACAGTTCCAGAAAGG ATCACATCATCGACACCTCTGCTGGACCTTTCGATGTTATATGGAAGCGATCTGAAATCGCTTTTGGCAAAAGGAAGACTATTCAAAGGAGGCTTACTGAAGTATGAGATTTCGAATGGAAGAATCTGGCCTCCAAGCACCAAATCTCAAATTAACCTTTGCTTATTAAACGACAAGCCTAGAGAAACAAGATGTCATGCAACAC CCGAAGACGGTAGCAATACACTTGCTAGTGTCAATATAATGGCTGTTTGGTTTTGGAGGCACCACAATTTCATCGCGGAACAATTGGCAAAGATCAACCCGTGTTGGGATGACAATACGCTCTTTAATACAGCGAGAGACATAAATATCGCTGTAGCTATacagatatatttttatgagcTGTTACCTCTTTTCTTGG GTCGTGACAATTTGGTCAGAGATGGTGTATTATCGTCTTCGTTTGGATACAGAGATGCGTACAATCCTGAAATACTACCACAAGTTTCGCTCGAGTACCCGTTCGTTTTGCGATGGCTCCACAGCGTCCAGGAAGGCACCCTTAA aATGTACGACACAAAGGGATATTATCTCAAGCAGTATCCGATAGTGAACCTCACTTTGAGAACAGGCTTCTTCGATGTGGACAATAACATAGATTATATAACACAAGGAGCTTTCAGACAAGGCAGTGCTAATATTGACCATACAGCTGATCCTGAT atcGTTGATATCGGCTTGGGTCCTCACCAAAGAGCATCGGATCTGATGACAAACGACATCTCCAAGAACAGATATTTTGGATTCCAGCCTTACGTTAAATACCACGAATTTTGTTTCGGTAAAACGATCAAAAAATGGGGAGACCTGGAAGGAGTCATTGACCCCGAG AGGATCGAAATACTCAGAGATTTGTACGAAGATGTTGAAGACATGGACCTCTTGGCCGGTATTTGGGTTGAGAGGCGCATTAAAGGTGGTTTCGTGCCGCCAACCTTCTACTGCTTGGTAGTGGAACAGCTAGTCCGCAATATTGTATCTGATAGACATTGGTACGAGAGCTCGGAAAGACCCAACGCCTTTAGTTTAC AACAACTTTTCGAAATAAGGAAAGCTAGTATAGCTCGAATCCTTTGTGATGTTGCCGATAAGGTCACCGAAATACAGCCTCAAGCGTTCCTGAGACCACATTCAAG aaacaGAATAAGTCGCTGCGAGAATATTCCCAGCATCGATTTCGCAGCCTGGAAGGACTTCAAATGCAACGAACAGTACACCTGGCAATTAGTAAATGAATAG